In Atribacteraceae bacterium, a single genomic region encodes these proteins:
- a CDS encoding DNA topoisomerase 3 yields the protein MGKTLIITEKPSVARDLARVLGKFTSKKEYLESPDHLITWAIGHLVTLAEPEDYDRTWKVWRVAHLPIIPDRFKLKVIDANQKRFKAIKDLLLNDGVDMVVNACDAGREGELIFRYIYELSCCDQPFKRLWLSSLTAQSIREAFANLRPGESFDLLADAARCRSEGDWLVGINGTRIFTTRFKVLLSVGRVQTPTLAILVHREKEIQDFTSAPYWEIFVEFSSEARRYVGKWTNREDRTYDREQAQVIRDKVAGQPGVVTEYSDRRIKEAHPLLYDLTELQRDANKLFGLTARRTLNAAQKLYEARKLITYPRTDSRYLSDDLFPQVEGAWSMLRQCGFQEFTGRALDRKEALEDKRVFNTQKISDHHAIIPTGENIEWDSLKGDEYKIMDLVTKRFVSVFFPDAQWAHRRIRTEVAGEPFVAKSKVLIEAGWRSVYGESAPQDGQGFLPELRKGDSVTTEKAWVEEKETKAPPRYSEATLLSAMEAAGRFVEDEELREAMKESGIGTPATRASIIERLIEVGYLDREGKTLIPTPKGIELINLVEEIPVAELASPQLTGEWEKKLTLIEKGAFSRETFLSELKAMTREMVGKVKDKEVNDAREKMNQPLGKCPLCSQPVIENRSAFACSRWKEGCPFTLWKRVLGRAVSRTQALRLITAGKTDKIAGFRSKKGRSFAARLVLQENGKIGFEFDTPVPGSRKKANTTDSGNATAENG from the coding sequence ATGGGAAAAACGCTCATTATCACTGAAAAACCAAGCGTAGCAAGAGATCTGGCCCGGGTCTTGGGTAAGTTTACGAGCAAGAAGGAGTACCTCGAGTCACCGGATCATCTGATTACCTGGGCGATCGGGCACCTAGTGACCCTGGCCGAACCAGAGGACTACGATAGAACCTGGAAAGTATGGCGGGTCGCTCATTTACCAATCATACCCGACCGATTTAAACTCAAGGTGATCGACGCTAACCAGAAAAGATTCAAGGCGATCAAGGACCTCCTGTTAAACGACGGAGTCGATATGGTGGTCAACGCCTGTGACGCCGGGCGGGAAGGCGAATTGATCTTCCGTTATATCTACGAACTGTCTTGCTGTGACCAGCCGTTCAAACGACTTTGGTTATCCTCTTTGACCGCGCAATCGATTCGGGAGGCGTTTGCCAATCTCCGACCCGGAGAATCGTTCGACCTTCTGGCCGATGCCGCCCGCTGCCGGTCGGAGGGAGACTGGCTGGTCGGCATCAACGGGACACGGATTTTTACCACCCGTTTCAAGGTCCTGCTCTCGGTTGGCCGGGTTCAGACTCCGACTCTGGCCATTCTTGTCCATCGGGAAAAAGAGATACAGGACTTCACCTCGGCTCCCTACTGGGAAATTTTTGTGGAATTTTCCTCGGAAGCGAGGCGTTACGTGGGGAAATGGACCAACCGGGAAGACCGAACCTACGATCGGGAACAGGCCCAGGTTATCCGGGATAAAGTGGCGGGTCAGCCGGGAGTTGTCACTGAATATTCTGACCGTAGGATTAAAGAAGCCCACCCGCTGCTCTACGATCTCACCGAACTGCAACGGGACGCAAACAAGCTCTTTGGCCTTACCGCCCGGCGAACGCTCAACGCCGCACAGAAACTCTATGAAGCCCGAAAACTGATCACCTATCCCCGCACCGACTCACGCTATTTGTCTGATGACCTGTTTCCTCAGGTGGAGGGCGCTTGGTCGATGCTCAGGCAATGCGGTTTCCAGGAGTTCACCGGCCGTGCTCTCGATCGGAAAGAGGCCTTGGAGGACAAACGGGTTTTCAACACCCAGAAAATCTCCGATCATCACGCCATCATTCCTACCGGAGAGAACATCGAGTGGGACTCTCTCAAGGGCGATGAATACAAAATCATGGATTTGGTGACCAAGCGTTTCGTCAGTGTTTTTTTTCCGGATGCTCAGTGGGCTCATCGGCGGATCCGGACCGAGGTAGCGGGTGAACCCTTTGTGGCCAAGTCCAAGGTTCTGATCGAAGCCGGCTGGCGATCGGTCTACGGTGAATCGGCCCCCCAGGATGGTCAGGGATTTCTTCCGGAGTTGCGCAAAGGGGACTCGGTCACAACGGAAAAAGCTTGGGTGGAAGAGAAGGAAACCAAGGCTCCTCCCCGGTATAGCGAGGCGACGCTGTTGTCGGCGATGGAGGCGGCCGGCCGGTTTGTCGAAGACGAGGAACTGCGGGAGGCGATGAAGGAATCGGGAATCGGCACACCGGCCACGCGGGCTTCGATCATCGAGCGGCTCATCGAAGTCGGTTACCTGGACAGAGAGGGGAAGACTCTGATTCCAACTCCGAAAGGAATCGAACTGATCAACCTGGTGGAAGAAATTCCGGTCGCCGAACTGGCTTCTCCGCAATTGACCGGCGAGTGGGAAAAGAAATTGACTCTGATCGAGAAAGGAGCCTTTTCCCGGGAGACTTTTCTCTCCGAACTCAAGGCCATGACCAGGGAGATGGTCGGGAAAGTCAAGGATAAAGAGGTCAATGACGCCCGGGAAAAAATGAACCAGCCGCTGGGAAAATGCCCGCTTTGCAGCCAGCCGGTGATCGAAAACCGGAGCGCTTTCGCCTGTTCCCGCTGGAAAGAGGGCTGTCCGTTCACCCTGTGGAAGCGGGTCTTAGGCCGGGCCGTCAGCCGTACTCAGGCTCTGAGGCTGATAACAGCCGGCAAGACGGATAAGATTGCCGGTTTCCGGTCAAAAAAAGGCCGGAGTTTTGCAGCACGACTCGTCCTGCAGGAAAACGGGAAAATCGGTTTTGAATTCGATACGCCGGTGCCCGGGTCCCGGAAGAAGGCAAACACAACGGATTCCGGGAATGCGACGGCTGAAAACGGGTAA
- the murA gene encoding UDP-N-acetylglucosamine 1-carboxyvinyltransferase, translating into MEKFIIEGTKPLYGEIEVGGSKNAALPILAATLLGDTPSLLLNVPDLLDVETMTCVLKSLGVQVEKQGSGTFLIDPRTLDKSDAPYELIRKMRASFLVIGPLISRLRKAQVPLPGGCAIGSRPVDLHIKGFGHLGVHVHTHSGYIEAWADRLHGGEVYLDFPSVGATENIMMLASAIEEETTIANAAREPEIIDLARFLQAMGADIQGAGTDTIIVNGTEKLRGCEYRIINDRIEAGTFCIMAAITRGEVVVKGVHPSLILSITTKLEEVGARIERIGDQAVLVAMQGRPWGTDIKTMPYPGFPTDMQAQFMSLLSLADGVSMVTEAVFESRFAHVGELERMGANIKVEGRSAVVLGVEKLTGTQVTATDLRAGAALVIAGLAAEGVTEICGVVHVNRGYESLVSKLQTLGARIERVSE; encoded by the coding sequence TTGGAAAAATTTATCATTGAAGGAACGAAACCCCTCTACGGGGAAATCGAAGTCGGTGGCTCGAAAAACGCCGCTTTGCCCATTTTGGCTGCTACGCTACTCGGTGACACTCCTTCTTTGCTGTTGAACGTCCCCGATCTTCTCGATGTCGAAACCATGACCTGTGTGCTCAAGAGTCTGGGAGTCCAGGTCGAAAAACAGGGTTCGGGGACCTTCTTAATCGATCCCAGAACCCTGGACAAGTCCGATGCGCCGTACGAACTGATCAGAAAAATGCGGGCGTCATTTTTAGTGATCGGACCGTTGATTTCCCGGCTGAGGAAAGCCCAGGTTCCCCTGCCGGGTGGATGCGCCATCGGTTCCCGGCCGGTCGATCTCCATATCAAAGGGTTCGGTCATCTGGGAGTGCATGTTCACACTCATTCGGGGTATATTGAAGCCTGGGCCGACCGATTGCACGGCGGGGAGGTCTATCTTGATTTTCCAAGCGTCGGAGCCACTGAAAATATCATGATGCTCGCGTCGGCGATCGAAGAGGAAACGACGATCGCCAATGCGGCACGCGAGCCAGAGATCATTGATCTGGCCCGCTTTCTCCAGGCGATGGGGGCCGATATTCAAGGAGCCGGTACGGACACGATTATCGTCAATGGGACTGAAAAACTCCGGGGATGTGAGTACCGGATCATCAACGACCGAATTGAGGCTGGGACTTTTTGCATCATGGCCGCGATAACCAGGGGTGAAGTTGTGGTCAAAGGGGTGCACCCCTCCCTGATCCTTTCCATTACCACCAAACTCGAGGAAGTCGGAGCCCGGATCGAACGAATCGGTGACCAGGCGGTCCTGGTCGCCATGCAGGGCCGTCCCTGGGGAACCGACATCAAAACCATGCCTTACCCTGGTTTTCCGACCGATATGCAGGCCCAGTTCATGTCTTTACTTAGCTTGGCCGATGGGGTGAGTATGGTTACCGAGGCTGTTTTCGAGAGTCGTTTTGCGCATGTCGGAGAACTGGAAAGAATGGGTGCGAATATCAAGGTTGAGGGACGCAGCGCGGTGGTTTTGGGAGTGGAAAAACTGACCGGAACCCAGGTCACTGCCACGGATCTGCGGGCGGGTGCGGCTTTAGTGATTGCCGGCTTGGCGGCGGAAGGGGTTACCGAGATCTGCGGAGTTGTCCATGTGAACCGTGGCTATGAATCCCTGGTAAGCAAGCTCCAGACCCTGGGGGCACGAATAGAGAGAGTCAGCGAGTGA